A genomic window from Herbiconiux aconitum includes:
- the pyrE gene encoding orotate phosphoribosyltransferase: protein MTDARSQLIDYIKTDAVFHGDFTLTSGKKASYYVDLRRVSLDHRVAPLIGQVMLDLIAGIRDVDAVGGLTMGADPIAAAVLHQGAARGLSYDAFVVRKEPKDHGRGRQVEGPDVAGKRVIVLEDTSTTGGSPLAAIAALEKAGAVIAGVAVVVDRNTGAGERIEEAGYPYHYAIGLADLGLE, encoded by the coding sequence GTGACCGACGCGCGAAGCCAACTCATCGACTACATCAAGACGGATGCCGTGTTCCACGGCGACTTCACCCTCACGAGCGGCAAGAAGGCGTCGTACTACGTCGACCTGCGCAGGGTCTCCCTCGATCACCGGGTGGCTCCGCTGATCGGCCAGGTCATGCTCGACCTCATCGCCGGCATCCGCGACGTCGACGCCGTGGGTGGGCTCACGATGGGCGCCGACCCGATCGCCGCCGCCGTGCTGCACCAGGGCGCCGCGCGCGGTCTCTCCTACGACGCCTTCGTGGTGCGCAAGGAACCGAAAGACCACGGTCGCGGCCGCCAGGTGGAGGGGCCGGATGTCGCGGGCAAGCGTGTGATCGTGCTCGAAGACACCTCGACCACCGGAGGCTCGCCGCTCGCCGCGATCGCCGCGCTCGAGAAGGCGGGCGCCGTCATCGCTGGCGTCGCCGTGGTGGTCGACCGCAACACCGGCGCCGGGGAGCGGATCGAAGAGGCCGGCTACCCCTACCACTACGCGATCGGATTGGCGGACCTCGGTCTGGAGTGA